In Candidatus Microthrix parvicella Bio17-1, the sequence GGTCCTCAACCTCCACGCCGGTGACAACGAGGACGCCGCCAGGGCCGACGTGGTGGTCGTGGCCACCCCGTGGGACGCTGCGGCCGCCACGGTGATGCCCTTGGCCGACCTGCTGGCGGGCAAGGTGGTCATCTCCATGGCGAACGCTCTGGCAAAGGTGGCCCACGAGTTCCAGCCGCTGGTGCCGCCCCGTGGTTCGGTGGCTGCGTCGATCCAGGCGGCCATCCCCAAGTCGCTGGTGTCTGCGGCCATGCACCACGTACCGGCGAAGGAGTTGGGTGACCTGGCCAATCCGGTGGAGAGCGACGTGTTGGTGTGCTCGGACCATGACGGGGCCACCAACACCACGTTGGACATCGTCAACGCCATTCCCGACCTGCGCGGCCTTGATGCCGGCGAGTTGTCCAACGCCGCGCCCATCGAGGCCTTCGCAGCGGTCCTGTTGCAGCTCAACGTGAAGTACCGCACCAGGGCCGCGGTCCGGTTCACCGGCATCAATCCGGAGGATCGCCGCACCAAGGCATCGCCCGGCGCCAAGGCGAAGGCGCCCGCCAAAACTGCGGCGAAAACTGCAAAGGGCTGAAGCGGGGCGGTCGTGCGTCTCTTCGACACCAAGCGGCGGGAGATCGTGCCGTTCGAACCCGGTCCCGTGGTCACGATGTACACGTGCGGCATCACGCCCTACGACTCCACCCACCTCGGCCACGCGGCCACCTATCTCACCTACGACGTGTTGCAGCGCCGCCTGCGGGACCTCGGCCACGAGACCCGCTGCGTGCGCAACATCACCGACGTGGACGACTCGATCCTGCCCAAGGCGCGCGAGTTGGGTGTGCACTACCTCGACCTCGCCGCCGCCGAGATGGCCCGGTTCGACGCGGACATGGAGGCGCTCGGCATGTTGCCCGCCTACTCCGAGCCCCGGGCAACCTCCGCCATCCCTGACATCCGCGGCTTCATCGGCATGGTGATCGACTCGGGCCATGCCTACGAGTCGGGTGGCTCGGTGTACTTCGAGGTGGCGACGCTTCGGTCGTTCGGATCGCTGTCCGGCTTGTCGCGGGAGGACATGCTGGCGCTGGCCGCCGAGCGGGGTGGAAACCCGGACGATCCCAACAAGCGGGACCCGCTGGACTTCGTCTTGTGGCAGCCCTCCGCCGACGACGAACCGTCGTGGGAGTCGATGTGGGGGCCGGGCCGACCGGGCTGGCACATCGAGTGCTCCACCCTGTGCCTGCGCGAACTTGGCACCACCATCGACCTTCATGGCGGCGGGTCCGACCTGATCTTCCCGCATCACGAGTGCGAGGCGGCCCAATCGGAGGCCGCCACCGGTCAGCCGCTGGTGCGCCACTGGATGCATCAGGCAATGGTGCATATGGACGGCGAGAAGATGTCGAAGTCGCTTGGCAACCTGGCCTTCGTCAGCGAGCTCTCCCAGCAGTTCCATCCCATGGCCATCCGCCTGGGGGTGCTGGGCAACCACTACCGCACCGAGTGGGAGTTCGGCGACGACCTGATGCCCGACGCTCAGCAGCGTTGGCTGCGCTGGCAGCAGGCGGGGGACGGCGACGGTGGTCTCAACGAGGTCCGCGTCGCACTCGACGACGATCTCGATACCCCCTCCGCCATCGCCGCAATCGATGCTGCGGTCGCACGGGGTGAGGGCGTTTCCGAGGCGGCGCTGCTGCTTGGAGTGGACCTCCAGCGCTGAGCCCACTCCCGCGTGACGCTCGTTCATTGTTTCGGTGCGATGAAATCTCTCAGACTTTCGTGAGAAATCGCCCCGCTTGCGTATCAATCCCGGCGGCGATGCGCCAGAATGGCTCCGTTACCAAATCGTCATGTTTGGGTACCTCGCACGAGGAGCCTCATGAAGCGCTCCGCAGGTAATCGACCGCAAGGGGAGAACGAATGCCATTTGGGATGGGCCCACTGGAAATTGGACAGCTGCAAAGGCCCATCAAGGCCGTGCTGAGGCCGGCGTTCAACTTCGCCTGGAGGGTCACCATCGAGGGTGCTGAGAACGTCCCCCTCAGCGGTGGCGCCATCATTGCGCCCAACCACCTGTCGGTGCTCGATTCGTTCTTCGTGCCGTGCAGCCTGCCCCGTCGCATCACCTATGTGGGCAAGGCCGAGTATCTCGACGACTGGAAAACCAAGACGCTGTTTCCTGCCATGGGCATGATCCCGATCGACCGGCGTGGCGGCGAGCACGCTCAGGCCGCACTCGACGCCGCCGCCGACGTTCTACGGCGGGGCGAGCTGTTTGGCATCTACCCGGAGGGCACCCGCAGCCGGTCCGGCGACCTCCACAAGGGCCACACCGGCATGGCGCGCCTGGCGATGGAGACCAACTCGCCGATCGTGCCGGTGGGGCTGCTCGGCACCTTGGCGGTGCAGCCACCCGATGCCAAGTTCCCCAGGCCGTTCCGCGATGTGCTCATCCGCTTCGGTGAGCCGATCTCACCTGATCGCTACAGCGATCGGCTGGGTGACCGTTTGGCGCTGCGCCAACTGACCGACGAGGTCATGTGGGAGATCCGTCGGCTGACAGGCCAGAGCTACGACGACACCTACGCCACGAAGGCCGCCAAGCCGGAGGCCTCTCGAGAGCCGGCCGCTGCGGCCGCCTCCTCGGCCACCGTGCTGCCTGGTGTCGGTGGCGAGGTCAGGGGTGGGCGCCACCTGCGTCCCGCCGCCACCTCGTCCAACTCGACCGCCTCATCGGTGGCCACCCGGCCGTCCTCCAGTTCGGTCCTGGCAGCCCGCCCGCTGACGCCCGGCATCGGGGTCGGCGCAGCTTCGTCGGTCACCACCAACCGCGCGGTCGACGATTCGGCCGCCGAGCCGTTGCCTTCGGACGAGGTAGCCGATGCCACGACCAACTCGGGCGGGTTGTTGGAACGAGCGTCCTCCTCCACGGTGCTCAAGCCCCGCCCACTGGTCACCGCCTAGCCCCAACGGCAGGGTCACCCCCCACCGAGGTGGGGAGCCCGACGGTGCGCCCCGGCGTGCTTCGGGCTCCCCGCTTCGGCTGTTCCGGCCGGGTCAGCCCAGGGGAGTAACCTGCGTCGCCTATGTCAGCGATCCTGGTCACGCTTCCCGACGGTTCACAACGAGAACTGGACGAGGGGGCCACTGGGGCCGACCTGGCCGCCGACATCGGGCCCGGCCTGGCCAAGGCGGTGCTGATCGCCGAGGTGAACGGCGAGCCCAAAGACCTTGGCGCACCGTTGCCCGACGGAGCGCAGGTGAGGTTCCTCACCAAACGCGACCCCGAGGTGCTCGAGCACCTGCGCCACTCCACCGCTCACGTGTTGGCACAGGCGGTGCTCGACCTCTGGCCCGGCGCCACGTTCGCCGGTGGTCCGCCCATCGAGGACGGCTTCTACTACGACTTCGAGCTGCCCGGGGGCGGCACCTTCTCCGAGGACGACCTCGTCCGCATCGAAAAGCGGATGAATCAGATCATCAAGTCCAATCAGCGATTCGAACGGTACGAGTTGCCGTTGGACGATGCCATGGCCGAGATGGCCGATCACCCGTACAAGCAGGCCTTCATGTCGGCCGCCTCAGCGGGCGACGACTCCGATGGTGATGCGGCGGCAGGCGAGGCGATCAGCTTTTACCGCAACGGTGACGGGTTCATCGACATGTGTCGCGGCCCCCACGTGCCCTCCACCGGCAAGCTCGGCTGGTTCAAGCTGATGCGGGTGGCGGGCGCCTACTTCCGCGGCTCTGAGGCCAACCCGATGCTGCAGCGCATCTATGGCACCGCGTGGACCTCCAAGGACGACCTCGGCGCCCACCTCGAACGCCTCGAGCAGGCGGCCGCCCGCGACCACCGCCGACTGGGCGCGGAGCTCGACCTGTTCAGCTTTCCCGACGAGATCGGCTCGGGTCTGGCGGTGTTCCATCCCAAGGGTGGCATCGTGCGCATGCTGATGGAGGACTACTCCCGCAAGCGCCACGCCGAGGCGGGCTACGAGTTCGTCAACTCGCCCCACATCACCAAAGAGAACCTGTTCCAAACCTCGGGCCACCTCGACTGGTTCGCCGACGGCATGTTCCCGCCGATGCAGTTGGACCTGGACGGCGACGGCAACGCCACCAACTACTACCTGAAGCCGATGAACTGCCCGTTCCACATCCTGATCTTTCGCTCACGGATGCGCAGCTACCGGGAGCTGCCGTTGCGCATGTTCGAGTTCGGCACGGTGTACCGCTACGAGAAGTCGGGCGTGCTGCACGGGCTCACCCGGGTGCGCGGCCTCACCATGGACGACGCCCACATCTTCACCACCAAGGAGAACATGGCCGCCGAGTTGGCGTCACTGCTCGACTTCGTGCTGTCGCTGCTGCGTGACTACGGCCTGGACGACTTCTACCTGGAGCTGTCGACCCGACCGGAGGAGAAGGCGGTGGGCACCGACGAGGAGTGGGACGAGGCCACCGAGGCGCTCCGTGAGGTGGCGGAGGGACAGGGCCTCGACCTGGTGATGGATCCCGGCGGCGGCGCCTTCTACGGCCCCAAGATCTCCGTACAGGCCCGGGATGCCATCGGGCGAACCTGGCAGATGTCCACCATCCAGGTGGACTTCCAACTTCCGCAGCGCTTCGAGTTGGAGTACGTGGGTTCCGATGGCGAACGCCACCGGCCCATCATGATCCACCGGGCCCTGTTCGGGTCGGTGGAGCGCTTCTTCGGTGTGCTGGTGGAGCACTACGCCGGGGCGTTCCCCACCTGGTTGGCGCCGGTACAGGTGGCGATCCTGCCAGTGGCCGACTCCCACGACGACTATGCCCACGCCCTGGCCGCACGGCTGAAGGCCGCCGGGTATCGATCCGAGGTCGTCGAGGCCAACGACACCCTTGGCAAGCGCATCCGCAACGCCAAGGGCCAGAAGCTGCCCTACGTGCTCGTCGTCGGCGACGACGACATCGCCCACGACACCGTGGGCGTCAACCCTCGCGGCGGTTCGGTGGAGCGCGACGTCGGCGTCGCCGAGTTCATTGGTCGCCTGAGCGCAGAGGTGGAATCCAAGGGTGTCCCCGAAGCCCCGGGTGTGGCCCACCAGGTGATCGACGACGCGTCCAGCACGGCCGCGTCACCACCGGACCCGTTGTGACGCTCGAGCACCTGTGGAGCACGTGGCGATCCGACTACGTGGGCACACTCGGCGACGCGGCCCCGACGCACGACCTCACGTTGTTCGAGCGGATCCTGGCCGCCCCCGGAACCGATCGCGACAAGTTTGTGGTGGCACGCGGCGGCCACTGCTTCGTCCTGCTCAACCTGTTCCCCTACACCGCCGGCCACGCCATGGTGCTGCCCAACCGCGGTGTCCCGGGCCTGAGCGACCTGAACGACGATGAGTTTGCCGAGTTGTGGTCGCTCGTTCGTGACCTCACGGCGGCCTGCACCGACGGTCTGGGCTGCGACGCCGTCAACGTGGGTGTCAACCTGGGCGAGGCGGCCGGGGGTTCCCAGAGTGATCACCTGCACGTGCATGTGGTTCCCCGTTGGGCCGGAGACGCCAACTTCATGACCGCAACCGCCGACACCCGCACCTTGCCGGTGGCGCTGCCCGAGGCCTGGGACCGGCTGCGCGCCGGCTGGCCAGGCGGCGCCCCCGCCGCATGGATGGAAGGATGACCCTGTGAGTGACGACTCAACCAGCGAGGACCACACCGAGGAGGGCACCGTCGACGAGCACGTCGACGAGTTACCCGAGGATCTCGACTTCACCGCCGCCGGCCCCATCACCTTCCCCAACAACAACCGTCGCCGCATTCCTGCGCTGATCTACCTGGTGCTGGGTGCCGGAGCGATCGCGGTGTCGATTGCGTTCGAGGGCGACGCCACCGTCAATACCGGCCTGGCGGTCGCCGGCGCGCTGCTGGCGGTGTTCGGCATCTACGGACTGTTCGCCGGGCGCACGCTGAACGTCGACGATCAGGAGGCCTTCGCCACTGCGGGCGCCATCGTGGGCTTCCCGGTGGGTCACTCGTCGGCGCAGCAGGTGTGGCGGGGCTGGCTGTCCACCCCGACGTGGCGCATTCTCATCTACTCCGCCGAGAACCCCCCGAAAAACCGCGGCATCGTGCTGGTGGACGGCATCAGCGGCGACATCGTCGAGTGGTTCGCCGAGGAAAACCCGGACCAGTGGGACTCCGATCAGGCGTAAACCTTCACATGACACGACGGCGGTCGCTATGCTTGCAAAAGTAAGCACCCCGAGGGGAGAAACCCATGTTCGACGGAAACTTCCGTCCCCAGGTCGAGGCCAAGCTCAAGCCTGTTGGCCATCAGATCAAGCGCACCGGCATCACCGCCGACCACCTGACCATCGCCGGCCTGGTCATGGCGGTCGCTGCGGCGGTCGTCATCAGCCTCGGCTGGTGGCATTTGGGGCTTCTGCTCGTCGTCCTCACCGGGGTGCCGGACCTGCTCGACGGCGCCGTCGCCAAAGCCTCGGGCACCGCCGGCCCCAGAGGTGCCTTCTTCGATTCGGTGGTCGACCGTGTCACCGACGCGCTGCTCTTTGGCGCCGTCGCAGTGAACTTCAGCCAGACCCGACCCAACTGGGTGTGGCTGCCGGTGGCGGTGCTGGCCAGCGCCTCCTGGGTGAGCTACATACGCGCCAAAGCCGAGTCGCTTGGCTTCGACGCCCGCGGCGGGCTGGTGGAGCGGGCCGAGCGCTTCGTGATCTTCCTGGTGGCGCTGCTGTTCCCCGTGCTGATGATCCCCGCGCTGCTCCTGATGGTGGTCCTCAACGTGGGTACCGCCGTTCAGCGCTTCGTCAAAGTATGGAAGCAGGCCTCCGCCGAGCGCCCCCCCACCTCCCGTCAGCGTCGCCGCCCCCGGCGCAGCGAGGCCACCATGGCCGAGCGTTGGCAGATCCGTCGGGACGCACGCGACCGCCGTCTGGCATCGCGCCGCTGATCCAGAGCCACTTCGGTAGCCACATCAACGTGACGGTGCGCTGAATGGTGCTGGGCATCTCCGTCCTCGACCTGTTCAAGGTGGGCACCCGCGCCGCCGGCCTCCTGCCCCGGCCGGGGGCCAACCTCATCTCCCAGGGTCTCGGCACCGCGGTGGCCCCGATTTTGGCCGAGCGTCGCCTGCTGATTCAGCGCAACCTCGACCGGGCCACAGGCCACACCCTCACGCCGTTGCGACGCCAGGCCCTCACCACTGCGGCGTTCCGGTCGTACGGACGCTATTGGGAGGACCTGCTCCGACTGCCCAACATGTCGATCGACGAGTTGGCGGCCAATTTCGACAGTCGGGGACTGCATCATGTCGACGAGGCGCTCGCCACGGGCACCGGACCGATCCTGGCGCTGCCCCACGTTGGCAGGTGGGAGTGGGCGGCGGCGTGGCTCACCCGGGTGCACGGCGTGGAGGTGACCGCCGTGGTTGAAACGATCGAGCCGCCAGAGCTGTTCAGTTGGTTCCATGCCAAACGCCAGGCGCTGGGCATCAACGTGGTGCCGCTGGGGCCCGCTGCGGTGGGTGCCATCAGCCGTGCGGTGAAGCAGGGCCACGTCGTCTGTCTGCTGTCGGACCGCGACATCGGTGGCGGCGGCCCAGAGGTGGAGTTCTTCGGTGAGCGCACGCGCCTGCCCGCCGGCCCGGTCACCATGGCGCTGCGCACCGGCGCAGCACTGCTGCCCGCCGCCGTCTATGAGACCGCCGGCAACCGTGTGCTTGGCGTGGTGCGGCCACCGATGGATCTCACCCGCGAGGGTCGATTGCGTTCCGACATTGCGCGTCTCACCCAGCACCTGGCCTACGAACTGGAGGAGCTCATTTCGGCTCACCCCGAGCAGTGGCACCTTCAGTCCGCCAACTGGCCGAGCGACATCGTGGCACTCCGCGCCGCCGGGTACTCGCCCGACCCGCTGCCCGGATCCAAGCCGATAGGGCCGGACAACTAGCCTCTCGCCGATGCGCATCGGTCTCGTCTGCCCCTACAGCCTGAGCGTGCCCGGTGGCGTGCAGGGCCAGGTGCTGGGCCTGGCCAGGGCGCTGCGACGACGGGGCCACGAGGTACGCGTGTTGGCGCCGTGCGATGGGCCGCCGCCCGAGCCGGGCGTGACCCCGTTGGGTGCGTCCATTCCGTTCGCCACCAACGGTTCGGTGGCGCCGCTGGCCCCGGACCTGTCGGCACAGCTGCGCGTGATGCGCGCCGTGTGGGACGAGGACTTCGATGTGTTGCACCTGCACGAACCGTTGGTGCCCGGCATCACCAACACGGCACTGGTGGTGAAACCCTGCCCGATGGTCGGCACGTTCCACGCCTCGGGCGACTTCTCGGCCTACTCATCGTGGCTGCGGCCGCTGGGTTCCTGGGCCGTCCGGCGCCTGGACGTGCGCGTGGCCGTGTCGGACGACGCCCGCTCCACCGCAGGGGTGTGGTTCGACGACGACGACATGCTGGTGCTGTTCAACGCCGTGGACACCGAGGCGTTCGCCCGAGTCACCCCCCACGAGGCCGAGGGTCCCTCCATCTTCTTCGTGGGGCGTCATGAGACACGCAAGGGCCTTGCCGTCCTGCTGGAGGCCATGAAGCAGCTTCCCCAGGACGTCAGCCTGTGGGTGGCCGGCACCGGTCCGTTGACCGACGAGCTTCAGGCGTCCACGGTGGGCGACGATCGCATCGAGTGGCTTGGCCGCCTCAGCGACGCCGAGCGGGATGCGCGCATGGCCGGGGCCACCGTGTTCTGCGCACCTGCGATCGGTGGCGAGAGCTTCGGGGTCGTCCTGCTGGAGGCGATGGCGGCCGGTACGCCGGTGGTCGCCTCAAACATCCCCGGTTACACCAACGTGGGCACCCACGACCGCAACGCGCTCCTCGCCGAACCCGACGACCCCACCGCGCTGGCAAAGGCGCTCAACGCCGTGCTGGGCGACCAGGCGCTGGCGAAACGCCTGGTCGTGGCCGGCCATCGACGGGCCAACGCCTATTCCATGGAGCGCCTGGCCGCCTCCTACGAGCAGTTGTATCGGGACGCCATGGCTCGCACACCGGCCGCCGGTTAGGGAACACGCTTCGGGTGCAACGACAGCCCGGCGTAGGGTGACGCCCGACTTCGAGCGTTCCAGGAGCACGGGTGACCACTACAACTCACATGGGCGATCCGGGTTCCACCGGTCGCTTTGGGGAATTTGGCGGCAGATATGTGCCCGAGACGCTGGTGCCGGCCTGCCAGCAGCTGGAGGCGGCGTTCCGTGACGCCTGGGCCGACGAGGCGTTCCGGTCCGAGCTCAACGGCCTCCTCACCGACTACGCCGGTCGCCCCAGCCCGCTCACCGAGGCCCACCGCCTGTCCGAGGAGCTGGGTTGCCGGGTGTTACTCAAGCGGGAGGACCTCAACCACACCGGCTCGCACAAGATCAACAACGTGCTGGGCCAGGCGCTGCTGGCACGGCGTATGGGCAAGTCCAAGCTGGTGGCCGAGACCGGTGCCGGTCAGCACGGCGTCGCCACCGCCACGGCAGCGGCGCTCATGGGCATGGAGTGTGTGGTCTACATGGGGGAGGTGGACATGGCTCGCCAGGAGCTCAACGTGTTTCGCATGCGCCTGCTGGGCACGGAGGTGCGTCCCGCCCGCAGCGGCAGCCGCACCCTGAAGGACGCGGTCAACGAGGCGATGCGTTCGTGGGTGGCCACCGTCGAGTCCACCCACTACTGCCTGGGTTCGGTGATGGGCCCTCACCCGTATCCCTGGATGGTGCGTGAGTTTCACCGGGTGATCGGCGAGGAGGCGTATGCGCAGGTGCGAAAGCTCACCGGCGCCGACCCCGACGTGGTAACGGCCTGCGTCGGCGGCGGTTCAAACGCCGCCGGCATCTTCTCCGGGTTCGTCGACACCGATGCCGAGCTGGTTGGTGTGGAGCCCGCTGGTGGCGCCGCCATCGGCGGAGGGGCCGTCGGCGTGGTGCACGGCATGGCCTCGTATCTGAAGCAGGACGACGTCGGCCAGGTGGTCGAGGCCCAATCGATCTCGGCAGGTTTGGATTACCCGGGTGTCGGCCCCGAGCACAGCCATCTGGCCGCAGAGGGCCGGGCCCGTTACGTGCCGGTGACCGATGCGGAGGTCATCGAGGCGTTCCAGTTGCTCAGCCGCACCGAGGGGATCATCCCGGCGCTGGAGTCGGCCCATGCCCTCGCCTGGGTGTCCAAGGCCAGGTCCGAGCTGGCAGGCAAGACCGTGCTGGTCAATTTGTCGGGTAGGGGCGACAAGGACGTGGGCCAGATGATGGAGGTGCTCGGATGAACGCCCCGGACGCTTCAGCCCCAGAGCACCAGCACACGCCCGGACGGCTGGAGGCGGCGCTGCGGCGCCGCAGGGCCAACGGTGGCAAGGCACTCGTGCCGTACCTCACCGGCGGGCTGGGGGAGTGGGTGCCCACCGTCGAGGCCGTCGCCCAGGCCGGCGCCGATGCCATCGAGATCGGCGTGCCCTTCTCCGACCCGGTGATGGATGGCCCCACCATTCAGGCCGCCTCCGACCAGGCGCTCAGGGAAGGCGCGCTGCCCTACGAGGTGATCGAGGCCGCGGGCGCCGCCGACGTGGGCATTCCGCTCGCTGTCATGACCTATTACAACCTGGTGTTCCGCCCTGGTGTCACGAGGTTTGCGGGCGAGTTGGCCCGCGCCGGCATTGCCGGGGCCATCCTGCCCGACCTTCCCCTGGACGAGGCCGGCCCGTGGATTGCGGCCGCCGACGGGGCGGGTGTCGAGACTGTGCTGCTGGCTGCACCCACCACCCCCGATGAGCGTCTCCAGCGCATCGCCGACCGGTCCAGAGGCTTTCTCTACGCAGTCGGGCTGCTCGGAGTCACCGGGGAGCGGGCCAGCCTGGCCGACTCCGCCAAGGAGATCGCCCGGAGGGCCAAGGCCATCACCGACCTGCCTGTGCTGGTGGGCGTTGGGGTGTCCACACCACAGCAGGCGGTGGAGGTGTGCGAGGTGGCCGACGGTGTCGTGGTTGGTTCGGCCTTCGTTCGCACGGTGTTGGAGGGTGGATCGCCCGACCAGGTGGCCGAACAGGTCGCCACATTCCGCGATGCACTCGATCGAGGCGCCTGATGGCGACCGCTGGTCTCCGCATGTTTCAGCGGTCCCTTCCCTGCCCGCTGACGGCCTGATGCCCCGGATTCCTTGTGCCCGTAGGGCTCTCGCAACCCGGTGGGTTCCAGAACCCGCCCGAAACTGTTAGAGTTACACCGTTGTCATTCACCTTCGCGATTCAGTGGATTCCGGGCGGTTGCCCAGGTCCCGGGTTGCGAAACGTGGCGGGCGGCGCAATAGGGTCACATTGACCCCGAACCAAGTCGGTTCGTACACGATTCAAGCGGACGAACCGCTGAGGAGGCACCCATGAACAAGAGTGAACTGGTCTCGACCATCGCCCGTCGCACCGAGTTGTCCGAGAAGGACGTCAACGCAGTGCTCGGCGAGTTCATCACCGTCGTCGGCGAGGTGGTTGCGAAGGGCACCGACAAGCTGACCATCCCCGGCTTCATCTCCTTCGAGCAGACCGAGCGCAAGGCTCGCATGGGCCGCAACCCGCAGACCGGCGAGCAGATCCAGGTCCCGGCCACCAAGGCCGTGAAGATCTCAGCTGGTTCCAAGCTGAAGAAGGTTGCCAAGGGCGAGGTTCAGCCCTGATCGCCCGGGGCCGTTCAGGCCTCGAATGCGAGTGATTCAACCCGATGGGAGCGCTTCGGCGCTCCCATCGGCGCGTCCAAGGAGGTGTGGGTCAGTCGCCGAAGGGTGCGGTGTCCGGGTTGAAGTCGGCCAGGTTGCGCCGAAACATGATCTCTCTGGCCACAAATATGGTCAGCAGGGCCAACAACAACACCTTCAGTCCACGGCTCACGGGCCAGATGGTAGTCAATGGATGTGGCCATGCCGACGACCGTGGGTCGATGGTGCACGGCACAGCGGTTCTCGGTGGTGGCCGAGCGCTCCGTCGGGCTACCATCGGCGCTCCACCCAAGCCCGGGTGGCGGAATGGCAGACGCGGGGGATTCAAAATCCCTTGTCCGAAAGGGCGTGTGGGTTCAAGTCCCACCCCGGGCACTCAAGCAACGATCGGCTTGCCTGACGGCAGCCCGCCAGCCTACTCGAGTTGGCTGCCGTCGGGGCGGGTGGTGTGCCATTTGCCGTCCGGGGTTCGTTGGATCCGGAAGCCCTTTTGCTTCCAGCGGTTGTGTTTGCCACATTATGCCGAATCCGTGATTATGCCGAACAGTGGTGCGGATGTGTTGGTGAGCGCGGAGTTTGGGTTGTCGTGTTCGGCATAATCCTGGGGTTCTGATCGAGGCTTCCTGTCCGCTATTGGACAGGAGAGTGACGATGAGTGGTCCGTTGGATGTTCGGGTGTGTGGCCCGTTGGTCCCGTTTCGGGATGGTTTCGTTGAGGAGCTGGGCCGGAGTGGCTATACGCCGTTGTCGGCTGCGAATCAGGTGCGTTTGTTCGCGCATGTGAGCCGGTGGATGGCCTCTGGTGGTCTCGATGTTGAGGCGCTTTGCGAAGCTGAGGCTGAGTTGTTCCTGGCTGATCGGCGTGCTGAGGGCTACACGTCGTTTCATTCGTTGAGGGCGTTGGAGCCGCTGTTGGGGTTTCTGCGGTCGGTTGGTGCGATACCGGAGCGGGTTGTGGTTGGCCCGGTCGGCCCGGTTGAGGAACTGGTTGACGGATACCGGTGTTGGTTGGTTGAGGAACGGGCGCTGACGGTCAGCACGGTCGAACGGCGTGTGCGAACAGCTTGGTTGTTCCTGGGGTCGACCGGTGTCGACGTCGACGTTTTGGAAGCGGGTGATGTTCACCGGTTTGTGGGCCGTGAGTGTCCTGAGCGGAGTGTTGGCACAGCAAAGCTGTTGGTGTCCGATACCCGTTCGTTTCTGCGGTTTTTGTTCGCAGCTGGTTGGACGTCGGTTGATTTGTCGACGGCGGTTCCGGGGGTTGCGGGCTGGCGGGGCGCGGCGTTGCCCAAGGCGGTGGCATCCGAGATGGTTGCGGCGTTGTTGGCGGGGTGTGACCGGACCACTGTCGCCGGACGGCGTGACTACGCGGTTTTGGTGTTGTTGTCACGGCTGGGGTTGCGGGCTGGTGAGGTGGCCGGGTTGTGTTTGGAGGACATCGATTGGGACGCCGGGGAGATCACGGTGACCGGCAAAGGGGTCCGGGTTGAACGGCTCCCGCTCCCAGCAGATGTGGGGGAGGCCATTGTCGGCTATCTGGCTCACGGTCGACGCCCGACAACGGACCGGAACGTGTTTCTGAGGCTGCTGGCACCTCACGGACCAATGACAAGAGGTGCTGTGCAAGGGGTTGTGGGGCAAGCGTGTGAGCGGGCCGGGATCGAACGATTCGGCCCTCACCGGCTGCGACATAGTGCTGCGACCGACATGTTGGGGGCCGGTGCCGCACTCGCCGAGGTCGGCCAGGTTCTCCGTCACCGAAGCATGTCGACCACCGCGATCTACGCCAAATGCGACCTCGAGGCGTTGCGTTCGTTGGCGATGGTCTGGCCCGGAGGTGCCCGATGAGTGACCTCCATGGTGCTGTCGATGACTACCTCACGCTCCGACGTTCGTTGGGCCACAAACTCGAACGACATAACCGTCTTCTCCACGACTTCGTCGAGTTTCTCCACGGCCGCGAGACCACCACGATCACAACCACCCTGGCCGTCGAGTGGGCAACCATGCCCGCCGAAGCGCAGCCCGACTGGTGGGCGACCCGGCTCGGGGTGGTCCGCGTGTTCGCGAAACATCATCAGGCGACCGACCCGGCCACCGAGGTTCCTCCCGCCGATGTGTTCCCGGCGCACTCCCGGCGGGCCGAGCCGTTCATCTACACCGACACCCAGATCCGTGCGCTGCTCGCCGCGGCC encodes:
- a CDS encoding site-specific integrase codes for the protein MSGPLDVRVCGPLVPFRDGFVEELGRSGYTPLSAANQVRLFAHVSRWMASGGLDVEALCEAEAELFLADRRAEGYTSFHSLRALEPLLGFLRSVGAIPERVVVGPVGPVEELVDGYRCWLVEERALTVSTVERRVRTAWLFLGSTGVDVDVLEAGDVHRFVGRECPERSVGTAKLLVSDTRSFLRFLFAAGWTSVDLSTAVPGVAGWRGAALPKAVASEMVAALLAGCDRTTVAGRRDYAVLVLLSRLGLRAGEVAGLCLEDIDWDAGEITVTGKGVRVERLPLPADVGEAIVGYLAHGRRPTTDRNVFLRLLAPHGPMTRGAVQGVVGQACERAGIERFGPHRLRHSAATDMLGAGAALAEVGQVLRHRSMSTTAIYAKCDLEALRSLAMVWPGGAR